A stretch of the Drosophila yakuba strain Tai18E2 unplaced genomic scaffold, Prin_Dyak_Tai18E2_2.1 Segkk2_quiver_pilon_scaf, whole genome shotgun sequence genome encodes the following:
- the LOC122319643 gene encoding uncharacterized protein LOC122319643 — MVGNCTSRHTCRICRRKHHTLVHGSSQPIQNGNNIDTASVGSRDRPAVSHAGSTIGHNQPLAREGHRLGSETPAENNFTHHTLENIPAAGSQTLLPTILADVIDAWGNTTTCRLLLDTGSTITLASESFVQRIGVRRTHSRISILGLAANSAGVTRGRAHIKLRSRHSGQTVELVSFILNSLTSSLPAQVIDTSSSTWRQICELPLADPTFCTPGAIDVIVGSDQLWSLYTGDRKHFGNDFPIALNTVFGWILAGSYSAFDDHPTSTMVCSFMEMDSTQPNQALLDASDPTERHFAATHKRSTDGVYVVEYPFKEKAPPIDSTLPQAIYRFFSLERKFRRYPELKQQYEAFLDDYLQRGHMEQLTSAQVEESPDTCFYLPHHAVIKLDSLTTKCRVVFDGSGKDSSGVSLNDRLHIGPPIQRDLLGVCLRFRQHQYVLCADVEKMFRGIQIFKPHTNFQRIVWRKTENEPLLHFRLLTVTYGLAPSPFLAVRVLKQLADDHGHEYPAAAHALLHDAYVDDIPTGANTLEELMILIVLWF; from the coding sequence ATGGTGGGCAACTGTACATCGAGGCATACTTGTCGGATCTGCCGCCGCAAGCATCATACTTTGGTTCATGGCTCGTCGCAGCCaattcaaaatggcaacaacattgacacGGCAAGTGTTGGCAGCCGCGATCGACCAGCAGTCTCACATGCGGGATCTACAATTGGCCACAATCAACCGCTAGCTCGAGAAGGTCATCGCTTGGGAAGCGAGACTCCCgcggaaaacaactttacgcaTCATACTCTGGAGAATATTCCGGCGGCTGGTTCTCAGACTCTGTTGCCAACCATCCTTGCTGACGTCATCGACGCCTGGGGAAATACTACAACCTGCAGGCTGCTCCTGGACACTGGATCTACAATAACCTTGGCATCGGAATCATTTGTTCAGCGAATAGGCGTGCGTCGAACGCACTCACGGATTTCTATTCTCGGTCTCGCCGCCAACAGCGCGGGCGTTACCCGAGGACGCGCACATATCAAGCTGCGCTCTCGTCATTCGGGCCAAACTGTCGAATTGGTCTCGTTCATTCTCAACTCGCTGACGTCATCACTTCCTGCCCAAGTTATTGACACCTCATCCTCTACGTGGAGGCAAATCTGCGAGCTTCCTTTGGCAGACCCAACGTTCTGCACACCTGGAGCAATCGATGTCATTGTTGGATCGGATCAACTTTGGTCTCTATACACAGGAGATCGGAAACACTTTGGTAACGACTTTCCTATCGCTCTCAATACTGTATTTGGTTGGATTCTTGCAGGCTCTTACTCTGCATTCGATGATCACCCTACTTCTACGATGGTTTGTTCATTCATGGAGATGGACAGCACTCAGCCTAACCAGGCTCTCCTGGACGCCAGCGATCCCACAGAGCGtcattttgctgccacacacaagcgctcGACGGACGGGGTGTACGTCGTCGAGTATCCCTTCAAGGAGAAGGCACCGCCTATTGATTCGACCTTGCCACAGGCCATCTATCGCTTCTTCTCGCTGGAACGCAAATTTCGTCGGTATCCAGAATTGAAGCAGCAGTACGAAGCTTTCCTGGACGACTACTTGCAACGTGGACATATGGAACAACTGACCTCGGCTCAGGTTGAGGAGTCCCCAGACACCTGCTTCTATTTGCCGCACCACGCTGTCATCAAACTGGACAGTCTGACTACCAAATGTCGTGTAGTTTTTGATGGCTCAGGAAAGGACAGCTCTGGAGTATCGCTCAATGACAGACTACATATTGGTCCACCGATTCAACGCGATCTTCTTGGCGTTTGTCTACGCTTCCGGCAGcaccaatatgttttatgcgcAGATGTCGAAAAGATGTTTCGAGGCATTCAAATCTTTAAGCCACACACCAATTTTCAGCGCATTGTTTGGCGCAAGACTGAGAATGaacctctgcttcattttcgcctgctgacaGTAACCTACGGATTGGCACCGTCACCATTTCTGGCTGTTCGAGTTCTAAAGCAACTTGCCGACGATCATGGCCATGAATACCCTGCAGCAGCTCACGCTCTTCTGCACGATGCCTATGTGGACGATATCCCTACAGGCGCCAACACACTCGAGGAGCTTATGATTCTAATAGTGTTATGGTTCTAA